From the genome of Treponema peruense:
TACAGGATTCTTGAACTTAACGCCAGCGACACAAACCGAAAGATCGGGCTTTAATCCTTCTGCAAGCGGTTTTCTTCTTTCTGATGAAGGCTTTTTGAAAATAACAATTGAAGAGTCAAAGACAGGGCCGTCCTTGCAAACGCGCCTGTTCCCGTCCTTTGTTTCTATTGTACAGCCAAGACAGGCACCTGCACCGCACAGCATTTTGCGCTCAAGGCTCAGATAACAGCGTACGCCTGCTTCTTCTGCAACTTTCTGTACATAGGCAAGCATAGGGGTCGGGCCACATGCAAAAAGACATTTGTACCCTGCTGCCCTTATTTTATCTGCATCCAGTGCCGAAGGAAGCATTCCTTTTATTCCGGCCGAACCGTCATCGGTTGTAATATAAGTATTTGCAGCCCTTACATTTTCAAGACCGTAGACTCCGCTTTTGAAGCTTGCATAAAAATCATACGAACCTTCAGCAAGAGATGATGCAAAGTTGGCAACAGGAGCAACGCCTATTCCGCCTCCAATAACGGCAATCTGCGGTTTTTGTGAAGGGGCTGCTTCAATTTCTTTTGGAAGTTCAAATTTATTTCCGAGCGGACCAATAAGACCTGCTTTTTCTCCCGGCAGAAGATGGCAAAGTTCACGTGTTCCTTCACCTTTCTGAAGAATAAGGAATTTTACAAGCACTGTGCGGCTGCCGTCACTTTTTGTTTCTTTTACTTCGCTTTTGTAAACGCTTATGGGGCGGTAAAACTGCACCGAACTTACGGCAGAACGCAAAAGATAAAACTGCCCCGGAACCGCCGTAAGCTGCTGCGCGCGTTCAAGAACAATTTCTGTTTCAAGAAGAAATACATTGTCCTGTCCTGCTACAGCACTGCATTCCGTGACTGTTCCGTTTCCAAAAAAAAGGAGCCCCCTGCCCTTTTCATCAATTTCTGCTATATCCATATTATTCTCCTTTCAAAAGCCGGAAGAAACCGGTGTTTTCTTAAGCTGACCGACATTTTTGAATGCGTATTTTACAAGAAGCTTTACGGTTTTCATAACCGCTTCCCTTGTTTCTGAATCTACCTTTGTTGCGGCCTTAAGCAGTTTGAACAGATTTTCACCGAAGTTTTCGGTAAACTCAGAATTTGTCCTGACATCAACATTTTTAAGAAGCCCGAACAGAGTCTGGACGAAAAGTTCGCGCTGTGTCTGCGTAAGTGCATTGAACCAGCCGTTGACTGTCTGCGAAATATAGACGCTTTCTTCGTCAAGGCCGACCAATTCTACAAAATGTGCGCCAAGAATGTGCCATGTAAAGGGATCGTGCTGTCTTATTCCCCGGCCGTCAGAATCTACTGTAATATAGCCGTCTGCATGTGAAAAAAGCATTCCTACAATAGAAAGCTGCGGAACATAGGCATGAAGTCTGTCTTTTATTGCAGCAAATTCAGCGCGTTCAAAAAATTCTTTCTTAAAGCCTGGGCCGTCATTTGCATAGACTGCACTTATGCGCGACTGTATCTTTTTTGGAATATTCACCGCAGAATAAAGAGCCAGATTTGCCCCCTTGCTGTGACCGCCAACCATAATTGTTCCGCGCAGATACTGTGCAGCTTCGCCAAGATAAGCCAGTGCATCAGATTGTGACGGAACCGTGTCCATGAACGCAAGGTTAAAATCTTCCTTCCAGCCCACGATATTGTCGTCAGTTCCCCTGAACGCAACAAAATTGAGATTTTTTCCGCGCGTAAAGGTAACCGCCGAAAACTGTTCTTCGCGTTCAAGTTCGACTTTGTTTATAAAACCGCACAAACCTATTTCCCCAAAGCGCTCCGACTCTCCTGCAAGCTGAAGAAGCTGTACGGTGTCTGGATTAATAAGTGCACCAACGTCGCTTCTTGTTTCGTAATCATCTGCCCTTGCAAAGTCATACGCAGCCTGCCTGAGTGTAATCTTCCGGGAAAAGTCTGATGGAACAATTCCGTCAAAGTTCAGATAGCTAAGCTGGCACAGAATAAGGGCATCAACTTCACCGAACGGAATTTTGTCCATTCCCACATCGCCGCGCCATTTAATATAGTCAGTCATATTTGCCATAACTAAAATATAGCACAAAACCGGCATATTGTGGTAGAATACGCAGGCAAATAAGCATACTAAAAAACTTTTTTGGGGGAAATAATGAAAATTCAACCTTTGGCACAGACACTTTCCATGAACGAGTATCCGGGACGCGGAATCATCGCTGGAAAATCTGCAGACTCAAAAAAAGCCGTTGCAGCTTACTGGATTATGGGACGCAGCGAAAACAGCCGCAACAGGGTTTTTATTGAAGAAAACGACGGAATACGCACACAGGCCTTTGACCCGTCAAAACTTGTTGACCCCAGCCTGATTATTTACGCACCGGTAAGGGTTCTGGGAAACAATACAATTGTAACAAACGGCGACCAGACAGATACAGTATACGACGGAATGAAAAGCGGACTAACCTTCGAGCAGTCACTGCGTTCAAGAAAGTTCGAGCCCGATGCACCAAACTTTACACCAAGAATTTCGGCCTGCCTTAACGTAAGCGGCGGAAACTTTGCACTGGACATGTCTATACTCAAAAGCGACTGCGGAATCGAATCTTCCTGCCAGAGATACACATTCAGCTATGAAAACCCCAGGGCCGGAGTGGGACGCTATATCCACACATACATGGGAAACGCAAACCCGCTGCCAAGTTTTGAAGGCGAGCCCGAACTTGTTGAACTCAATGGTGATATAGAAGAAATTACCTCAACAATCTGGAACTCACTCAACGAAGAAAACAAAGTTTCCCTTTTTGTAAGAACAATCGACATAGAAACCGGTAAAACCGAAACAAGAATTGTAAATAAAAACAAATAAATACTTGACATCTAATTAAAACTGCAATAATATCATTATTGTAATGATTACAAATTAAGGAGTTTAATTATGAAGAAATGGGTTTGCAAAGTTTGCGGTTATGTACATACAGGAGACAACGCTCCGGAAGTATGTCCCCAGTGTCATGCAAAAAATGCTTTTGTAGAGCAGAAAGAATCAAAGGGATTTGCCTGTGAGCACCAGGTCGGATCAGCAAAGGGACTCGATGCAGAAGTAGTACAGGGTCTTGTAGACAATTTTAACGGTGAATGTTCAGAAGTCGGAATGTATCTAGCAATGTCACGCCAGGCAGACCGCGAAGGTTACCCCGAAATTGCAGAAGCATACAAGCGCTATGCCTTTGAAGAAGCAGAACATGCATCAAAGTTTGCAGAACTTCTTGGAGACGTTCTTACAGATTCAACAAAGAAGAACCTTCAGATGAGAGCAGATGCAGAAGCCGGTGCATGTGAAGGAAAACTCATGCTTGCAAAACGCGCAAAGGAACTCGGATACGATGCTATTCACGACACTGTTCATGAAATGGCAAAGGATGAAGCCCGCCACGGAGCAGGATTCAAGGGACTTCTCGCACGTTACTTCAACTAAAAAAAGGCGGTATAAATTGTCGGACGACTTAATCTATGCAAAAAAACTCGAAGAACACGGAATAAGACCGTCCGTACAGAGAACTGCCATATACAGGTATATTTCGGAGAACAAAGTACATCCTACTGCAGATACAGTATACATGGCTTTGTCCCCGGAATATCCTACCCTTTCAAAAACTACGGTCTACAATACGTTGCATCTGTTCAGCCAGAAAAATCTTGTGCGCAATGTCATGATAGAAAGTGACGAAATACGCTATGATGCAGACACTTCGGACCATATTCACTTCAAATGCACAAAATGTCAGAAAGTTTTTGATATATTCAACAAAGATTTTTTTACACAGATTGAAGAAAACAAAATCCAGACTGTTCCCGCAGGATTTACGGTAAAAAAAATTGAATTCAACGTCTGGGGAATATGCACAGAATGCGGTTCGGACTGTAAAAACTGATTTTCAGCCAGCTTCAGTGTGTTTCCTTAAGCTTTTCAAGCATACGCACAAAGGCTGAATCTGCTTTTTTCATTTCCTTTGAGCCGCGGGTTATGTTGCACAGTGACATTCCGTATTTGCGTGCAATTTCACGTTGCGTTGTTCCGGCATCAAGTTCCTTTACAAGATTCCACCTGTTTGAAAAATCCCTGAGTTCAGCCCTGGTAAAAAGACATTCAAAAAAATCAAAAATAAGCTGACTGTCGTCTGTCTTTGCAAGAAGCTGACAAATCTCCATGATTGAATCAGGATAACGGTTTTCTTCGTCCATTGGAACCTCGTTTTTATTTGCAGATACTATATAATAATACAAATATTACAAAATGTACACTATTCTTTCGTGCGGCCTTGTTGTATCGACAAAACGCATTAAAATATGGTAGAATACAAAATAACAATCTTAATAACAGAAAACAGTTTCTAAAAAAACGAAAAAGAGGGCGTAATGAAGCTTAAAAAACTTATTTCATATACATTTGTAATGCTCGCTTCTTTTTGTGCATTTACGGCAGAAGGCTATTTTATAGGAGACGGTGGTGCCGGAAAACGTGTCCTTGTTTACACTTCAGAGCTTGAAAACGGACTTTCTGACTCAAGCGATGCCTGGATTGCGGCAAAAGTTAAGCGCGACATTATAAACGATCTTGTAACATATTCAAATCTTACCGTAATCAATTCCGACGAGCGCAGTACAATCAGAAAAATCCAGAAAGAATACGAAAGTTCTGAATACTCAACGGACAATCCTGTTCAGCTGGGAAAATCTGTTCAGGCAAAATCGTACATTACGCTTACAACTACAAGACTTGAACAAAAGGGACAGGATTACTACGGAATTTCTGCCACAATCTATAATATAGAAACAAGACAGGCAGAAGGCGGCTTTACACTCAAGCCAAGTTTTTCCCAGGCAGATTTTGTTACAAAAGCCCACGGAACAGTGTCAGCAGAACTTCTTGAACAGATGGGCGTAAAACTTACATCTGCAGGAAAGCGCCTTATATGTACAGGAAGTTTTGATGAAGCCGTATCAGGTGACATCTCGGACGCAGAAGAAAATCTTTCTGCAATAAATGCTGAACTCGAAAAACTTTCAAAAAAACAGTCAGAACTGTCGGTACAGTCGCTTACAAGCCTTGAAGAACAGGCACACAAGACAAGAATAGAAACACAGAAAGCCCTTCTTCTGCAGCAGAAAAAGAATGAAGAAGACAAAATCCAGAGAATGAAGGCCGATGAAGCAAAAAAACAGGAAGAAGATGCCATAAACAAGAAGCGAAATGCAGAAAAACGCGACTCAATTCTTTCTCTTTCCTCGCAGATAGAAAAAAAGGCTCAGGCCATACGCGACAAAAAGACAGAAGCCTTGAATGCCGCCCAGAGAATAGTAATTATTGAAGGTGAAAAGCTTGCACTTCTTGAAAACGAAAACACAATTGCAGCAAGCATAGAAGACTACAATTCAAAACTTAAAGCAGAATGTGAAGCACAGATGAAAGCCAGGCGCGAAAGAAAAACGCCGACAGCAGAAAAAAATCCTGACGGAACACTCAACGAAAGAGGCCTCATGTCCCTTGAAAATGACATTCTTGAAATAAAGGCAAAATACGAAGACCTTGAAGCAAAAAACGAAAGTGACATCAGGGAAAAAACAAACGAAGCCCAGAAACAGCTCAGAAAAAAAATAACGGCAGATATAGATGATCTCGAGTCCAAAAAATATACGATTACTTCAATCGCAGAACAGGGACTGTACTTGCGAATAGGAAATTACGACGGAAACATAGGAAAAGAAGGCTGGAAATACGGTCTTGCATTCAGCTTTGACGGGCAGACTGTCTATGAAACAGAAGATTTGCTTTCATATCAGGATCTTACCGGCAAAACTGTTCCCGGATACCCCAAACTTGGTTCCAAAAACCGTGAACAGAATCTAAAACTTTACAACCAGTATCTGGACACCGTAGAAAACTATGACAGTTTCTTCAGAATGAACGTTCCTTTTGTAGAAGCGGTGCTTACCTATTCTGTACGTACACAAAGTTACAAAAACCCCTCTTCCTATGTTCTTGTTATTGAAAAAATTGAATTCCGCAACGTCAGTACAGGAAAAAAAATAAAGACAGTAATGCCTTTAATACACTGCCCTTACCAGTATACACCTTCTGTAGATATAGACTGGCGAACAGAATCAGTGCAGAAGTCTGACTACGAAGAAATGCTCAAACAGAACCGCCTTAAAAAACAGGCCGAACTTGATGCTCAGAAAAAAGAAGAGCAGAAGCAGAAAAAAGAGCAGAAAAAAGAAGAGCAGGAGCAGAAAAAAGAACAGAAAAAAGAAGAGCAGGAGCAGAAAAAAGAACAGAAAAAAAAGGCAAAATCTGCATCTTCCAAAAGCAGTAAACAGGATCCCCGTGACACAATATGTTCTTTGCTATATGAATTTATTCCGGGTGCAGTAAACTTTTACGCAAATGACAAATCTGCCTATATTACAGTCGGTTACACGGCAACACTCGGTCTTTCTGACAATATGTTTATAGGCGGAAACCTTGAAGCCGGATGTGGTGGAACAGCTTTTTTCTCGGTTCCACAAAGCGATGATTATTACTATGACAGTTCGTATTATGAAACAGATGATACCGCAGAACCTGTTTTAACATGCAGCGGAATTCTGGGAGCATCTTATAACATTGCAAAGTATTTAAGGGCAAGCGTCTACGGTGAAGGCGGATACATATTAAACGAACTCGGCGGCGGAGTCGGGGCAAGCCTTGAGCTTTACATTCCAAAGAAATTCGGTATAATGGTTTCTTCGTCTGTTCTGTATAACGATACAAACAAATTTATGCTCAAGTATTCAGCAGGAATAGAACTCTGTTTCTAAAGAGAGTCTTCAAGAAGCCCGTTTACCGGATTTTTAGAGATATTCTAAAGCACAAGTGTTCCTGAACATTCCACTTCTCTTCCGGAACGTATGCTGTCTTCAAGAACCGAGTCTATTCTGACATTTACTTCGGTTCCGGGAGCAGGAATAAAACCTTTTGAAGGCACCAGACACTCTACATGAAGAAAATTTTCTGTAACAGCATTTACGCGCACAAAGTTTGCGGCAGAAGGAGAAGACAGTCTTAAAGAGCGGCTGTTTTCTACAATTGCAGGAAGAATTTTTCCCTTGAATGAAGAAATATATGCGGTTTTGCCTTCCACAGCCTTTTCAAACAGCCATTTTACTCTTTCGCCTTTAATGCGCTCGGGAATCTGCGGTTTCATTGAATAAGCCTTTGTTCCGGGTCTTGCAGAAAAAGGAAATGCATGTATCCACGAAAACTGTGCCGCGCTGCAGAGAGACTGTGTAAGCGCAAAGTCTTCTCCTGTTTCTGAAGGAAAGCCCGCAATAATGTCGCAGGAAATAAACGGATTGTTCTTTGCCTTTCTTAATAGTTCTACCGCTTTCAATACTGAATCTCTGTCGTAGGGACGGCTCATAAGATTGAGTATTCTGTCGCTTCCTGACTGTATGCTAAGATGAAATGAGGGCTGTACCCTGTCAGAAGAAAGAATACTGCAAAGCGCGGGTGTAATATGCTGCGGATAAAAGCTTGAAACACGGAATTTTATGGAAGATGTTTCTTTAAGCAAAAGTTCCAGAAGTGAGCCAAAAGAAAGTTTTGTTCCGTTAAAGTCGCCAGCATACTGGCTTAAGTTTACTCCTGTAAAAACAGCTTCCCTAACACCGGTGTCTTCCATTGTTTTAATGCGTTCAAGAACAGTCTGTGCGTCAAGGGAAACGGATGTTCCGCGTGCAAGATGTATTCTGCAGAATGTGCACGAATTGTTGCAGCCGTCCTGTATTTTTATTGAAGCACGGCTGTGTTTTTCAAAAACCGGTGTGTAAAGTACAAAAGCATCTTTTTTTTCTGAAGAAGATGCTTTTATTATGGAATCAATCTTTGCCAGAGAAAGCCGGCCGTCAGTACCGGACGCAGACCCGGCAGCCATTGCAAGTGCAATATCTTTAAGTACAGACTTTTTTTGTCCGGGAAGAATGCATATTCGTTCAGGGCATATCTGCGTTATGGCGTTTCCTTCAAGTTCTGCATAGCAGCCGGTAACAATAACCACGGCCGCCGGGCATTTGTCAAGAACAAGACGGATTATTCTGCGGGCTTTCTGTTCTGCTTTGCCTGTTACTGTACAGGTATTTATTACGGCAAGCGCAACACTGCTGTCGGGAAGGGAACGGGCTGTACAGGATTCCATGTCGGTAACAAATCCGGCATTGCAGAAAGCACGAGCCGCCCCCTCTGACTCATCCTGATTGAGCCTGCATCCAAGAGTTTCAAAATGTACTTTAAGGGTTGCTTTCATTACTGAATTTTTGACTGGCACCTGGCTTTTCCGCGGGTAGCATCATACTGAGTCGGATTAAGGGACAAAGCCTGGTTGTAGGCAGAAAGTGCACTTTTCCAGTTTCCTGTCATTTCACGGGAATATCCGAGTCTGGCCCACCAGTAATCCCTTAACGGTTCTGTGCGGACTGCAGTCGTAAAGGCAATATCTGCATGTTCGTAACGGGCCTGTCTTATATAGATTTCGCCCATATAAAAGTAAACTCTTCCCACGCGGCTTCCGTTTTCTGGAACATTGGCTATGTAGCGCTGGAACATATTAAGGGCTTCGTTGTTTTTGCCAAGATAATATTTTGCTTCACCCAAAACTTCAATAAGCCTTACATCGTAGGAATTTATCTTGCGTGCTTCAATGGCCCTCTGTTCTGCTTCGTTGTACTGCCTGTTTGCAACAAGAGCCCAGCAGAGTACGCTGTAAGAATCCATATTGCTGGGGTTTGCATTTATTTCATCTTCGCAGACTTTGATTGATTCCTTATAGTTGCCTTCATTATAGAGCTTGAGCGCGTCAGGCTTGGAATTCTGTGAAAATGCAGAAACGGATGCAAATGCAATAAAAACGAGCGGAATACATCTTTTTAAAACAGAATTCATTTTAAAACCCCGCCGTCATGGAGCATTTTCCGGTAAATCTAGAACCCGGTTCAAGTACAACCTGACTTGAAGATATATCGCCAAAAACAGAACCTGTTGAAGAAACATAGACAACTTTTTTGCCTGAAATATTTCCTTTGACCCTGCCTCTGACCAAAACCCTTTCTGCACTAATATCTGCGTTGACTTCTGCAGCGGTGTCTATAAGCAGATCACTTGTAGCTTCGATATTGCCGTTCACTTTTCCTTTAATCATAAAAGGCTTGGCAAAGCGGATTGTTCCGGTAAATGAAATATCGGAAGCCATTACTGTATCAAAATCTTCCTCATCTGTCTCAAAAGGAGTCGAATCTTTTATTTCAAACATGGTTCTATTTTAATTGGAATTATAAATGTAGTCAATAAAGGCAACCTCTAAAGGCTGTCTCAAAAAAAACTGCAATTTTCAGAGACTCCCTTAAATGTTAATAACGTTTGCCTTGTAGGAACAGCGTTCTACTTCTGCGGAATATTCTGAAGGTGTTTTTCCCGTATACTGCTTGAACTCATGTATAAAATGCGCCTGGTCGTAATACCTGTAGTCTGATGCAAGTTTTGAAAAGGACGAAACATTACCTTTGTTCATTTCACTTACCACAAACTGAATTCTGACTATTCCGCAGAACTGCTTGGCACTCATTCCGGAGTGGTTTTCAAAAATGTGGTTTATATAACGCGCAGAATATCCTGTAAGAACTTCAAGTTCGCTTATTTTGAGCATTCCTTTTTTTGCAACAATAAGACGGATTATCTGTCTGTAAAGCTGGTGCTGCGAACTGACTTTTTTGTTTCTGTAGTGCCTGTATGCTTCCATAAAAGTACACATTCTTGTAGTGAATGTAGTCTGTTCAGTCATTTTCTCTATAAGAAGGCGCATATCCGAAAAGTCAGAAAGAAGCAGCTCTTTGCCGGCCATGTCCTTTACATCAAGATCTTCAAAACACGGGTTTTCGCCGGGCTGGAACCTTATGCCAAAATAGTCGGCACCGCTTTTTATTGTAAAGACACCCTGCTCCACGGTCTGTCCAAGAACATACGCATTTATATTCCCGCGGTCGTAGCAGAAAATTATATTGCTGCAGCCGTCTGCCAAAAACGGAACAGAAACTGTTTTGTCACTGCCACTGAAACTGTAGAAATGTGAAATTCCGCAGGAAGCTATAACGCGCTGATAAAATTTTTTTGTTTCAAAAACGAGAAAAGGCTGAATTGTTTTGATGTGAAAAATGTCGTCTTCCATGAGCGTAACCCCTTGATATGAAATTTGGCAAAAAAAAAGACGCGAACGGTTTAAACCATTCACGTCTTCGTATTGAGATTATTCTGCCTTAAAAACGACTTTTTGTCAATCAGTTCCGGTAGAATTATGTCCCGGCAGAATTTGGTTTTGAATTACAGACGCATTAAATGACGCTCTTGAACCTGTCGTATCTGAGCGGTGAAATATCTGCAGGACAACTGCCAGTTGCAATAAGTTCTGCAATATTGTAGGCAGCCGCAGGACCTATTCCAAAGCCGTGACCGC
Proteins encoded in this window:
- a CDS encoding dihydroorotate dehydrogenase; the protein is MDIAEIDEKGRGLLFFGNGTVTECSAVAGQDNVFLLETEIVLERAQQLTAVPGQFYLLRSAVSSVQFYRPISVYKSEVKETKSDGSRTVLVKFLILQKGEGTRELCHLLPGEKAGLIGPLGNKFELPKEIEAAPSQKPQIAVIGGGIGVAPVANFASSLAEGSYDFYASFKSGVYGLENVRAANTYITTDDGSAGIKGMLPSALDADKIRAAGYKCLFACGPTPMLAYVQKVAEEAGVRCYLSLERKMLCGAGACLGCTIETKDGNRRVCKDGPVFDSSIVIFKKPSSERRKPLAEGLKPDLSVCVAGVKFKNPVIAASGTFGFGQNYRGFFDVNLLGGISSKGCTLEPRKGNSGERIIEVASGDINSIGLENPGIPHFIEHELPEMMKLDCVSIANMAGSDLDSYVKGAALLDATDVPMIELNISCPNVKAGGMAWGMDCTAAASCVSAVRAVTKKPLMVKLSPNAPDLTGVALSCIEAGADALSLINTIQATAIDIETGRPVFDNIRAGMCGPAIKPIALRMVYDVALAVKKLPREKQVPIVGIGGISNWKDAVEFIMAGATAVQVGTATFSNPRAMLEIIAGLEAFMQSHGYHNIEEMRGIALV
- a CDS encoding DUF2974 domain-containing protein gives rise to the protein MANMTDYIKWRGDVGMDKIPFGEVDALILCQLSYLNFDGIVPSDFSRKITLRQAAYDFARADDYETRSDVGALINPDTVQLLQLAGESERFGEIGLCGFINKVELEREEQFSAVTFTRGKNLNFVAFRGTDDNIVGWKEDFNLAFMDTVPSQSDALAYLGEAAQYLRGTIMVGGHSKGANLALYSAVNIPKKIQSRISAVYANDGPGFKKEFFERAEFAAIKDRLHAYVPQLSIVGMLFSHADGYITVDSDGRGIRQHDPFTWHILGAHFVELVGLDEESVYISQTVNGWFNALTQTQRELFVQTLFGLLKNVDVRTNSEFTENFGENLFKLLKAATKVDSETREAVMKTVKLLVKYAFKNVGQLKKTPVSSGF
- a CDS encoding IMP cyclohydrolase, yielding MKIQPLAQTLSMNEYPGRGIIAGKSADSKKAVAAYWIMGRSENSRNRVFIEENDGIRTQAFDPSKLVDPSLIIYAPVRVLGNNTIVTNGDQTDTVYDGMKSGLTFEQSLRSRKFEPDAPNFTPRISACLNVSGGNFALDMSILKSDCGIESSCQRYTFSYENPRAGVGRYIHTYMGNANPLPSFEGEPELVELNGDIEEITSTIWNSLNEENKVSLFVRTIDIETGKTETRIVNKNK
- a CDS encoding ferritin family protein, with the protein product MKKWVCKVCGYVHTGDNAPEVCPQCHAKNAFVEQKESKGFACEHQVGSAKGLDAEVVQGLVDNFNGECSEVGMYLAMSRQADREGYPEIAEAYKRYAFEEAEHASKFAELLGDVLTDSTKKNLQMRADAEAGACEGKLMLAKRAKELGYDAIHDTVHEMAKDEARHGAGFKGLLARYFN
- a CDS encoding Fur family transcriptional regulator, encoding MSDDLIYAKKLEEHGIRPSVQRTAIYRYISENKVHPTADTVYMALSPEYPTLSKTTVYNTLHLFSQKNLVRNVMIESDEIRYDADTSDHIHFKCTKCQKVFDIFNKDFFTQIEENKIQTVPAGFTVKKIEFNVWGICTECGSDCKN
- a CDS encoding Trp family transcriptional regulator; translation: MDEENRYPDSIMEICQLLAKTDDSQLIFDFFECLFTRAELRDFSNRWNLVKELDAGTTQREIARKYGMSLCNITRGSKEMKKADSAFVRMLEKLKETH
- a CDS encoding coiled-coil domain-containing protein, with product MKLKKLISYTFVMLASFCAFTAEGYFIGDGGAGKRVLVYTSELENGLSDSSDAWIAAKVKRDIINDLVTYSNLTVINSDERSTIRKIQKEYESSEYSTDNPVQLGKSVQAKSYITLTTTRLEQKGQDYYGISATIYNIETRQAEGGFTLKPSFSQADFVTKAHGTVSAELLEQMGVKLTSAGKRLICTGSFDEAVSGDISDAEENLSAINAELEKLSKKQSELSVQSLTSLEEQAHKTRIETQKALLLQQKKNEEDKIQRMKADEAKKQEEDAINKKRNAEKRDSILSLSSQIEKKAQAIRDKKTEALNAAQRIVIIEGEKLALLENENTIAASIEDYNSKLKAECEAQMKARRERKTPTAEKNPDGTLNERGLMSLENDILEIKAKYEDLEAKNESDIREKTNEAQKQLRKKITADIDDLESKKYTITSIAEQGLYLRIGNYDGNIGKEGWKYGLAFSFDGQTVYETEDLLSYQDLTGKTVPGYPKLGSKNREQNLKLYNQYLDTVENYDSFFRMNVPFVEAVLTYSVRTQSYKNPSSYVLVIEKIEFRNVSTGKKIKTVMPLIHCPYQYTPSVDIDWRTESVQKSDYEEMLKQNRLKKQAELDAQKKEEQKQKKEQKKEEQEQKKEQKKEEQEQKKEQKKKAKSASSKSSKQDPRDTICSLLYEFIPGAVNFYANDKSAYITVGYTATLGLSDNMFIGGNLEAGCGGTAFFSVPQSDDYYYDSSYYETDDTAEPVLTCSGILGASYNIAKYLRASVYGEGGYILNELGGGVGASLELYIPKKFGIMVSSSVLYNDTNKFMLKYSAGIELCF
- the mtaB gene encoding tRNA (N(6)-L-threonylcarbamoyladenosine(37)-C(2))-methylthiotransferase MtaB, which gives rise to MKATLKVHFETLGCRLNQDESEGAARAFCNAGFVTDMESCTARSLPDSSVALAVINTCTVTGKAEQKARRIIRLVLDKCPAAVVIVTGCYAELEGNAITQICPERICILPGQKKSVLKDIALAMAAGSASGTDGRLSLAKIDSIIKASSSEKKDAFVLYTPVFEKHSRASIKIQDGCNNSCTFCRIHLARGTSVSLDAQTVLERIKTMEDTGVREAVFTGVNLSQYAGDFNGTKLSFGSLLELLLKETSSIKFRVSSFYPQHITPALCSILSSDRVQPSFHLSIQSGSDRILNLMSRPYDRDSVLKAVELLRKAKNNPFISCDIIAGFPSETGEDFALTQSLCSAAQFSWIHAFPFSARPGTKAYSMKPQIPERIKGERVKWLFEKAVEGKTAYISSFKGKILPAIVENSRSLRLSSPSAANFVRVNAVTENFLHVECLVPSKGFIPAPGTEVNVRIDSVLEDSIRSGREVECSGTLVL
- a CDS encoding tetratricopeptide repeat protein, with translation MNSVLKRCIPLVFIAFASVSAFSQNSKPDALKLYNEGNYKESIKVCEDEINANPSNMDSYSVLCWALVANRQYNEAEQRAIEARKINSYDVRLIEVLGEAKYYLGKNNEALNMFQRYIANVPENGSRVGRVYFYMGEIYIRQARYEHADIAFTTAVRTEPLRDYWWARLGYSREMTGNWKSALSAYNQALSLNPTQYDATRGKARCQSKIQ
- a CDS encoding bactofilin family protein; translation: MFEIKDSTPFETDEEDFDTVMASDISFTGTIRFAKPFMIKGKVNGNIEATSDLLIDTAAEVNADISAERVLVRGRVKGNISGKKVVYVSSTGSVFGDISSSQVVLEPGSRFTGKCSMTAGF
- a CDS encoding helix-turn-helix domain-containing protein yields the protein MEDDIFHIKTIQPFLVFETKKFYQRVIASCGISHFYSFSGSDKTVSVPFLADGCSNIIFCYDRGNINAYVLGQTVEQGVFTIKSGADYFGIRFQPGENPCFEDLDVKDMAGKELLLSDFSDMRLLIEKMTEQTTFTTRMCTFMEAYRHYRNKKVSSQHQLYRQIIRLIVAKKGMLKISELEVLTGYSARYINHIFENHSGMSAKQFCGIVRIQFVVSEMNKGNVSSFSKLASDYRYYDQAHFIHEFKQYTGKTPSEYSAEVERCSYKANVINI